A single region of the Chondrocystis sp. NIES-4102 genome encodes:
- a CDS encoding integrase/recombinase gives MKVNKFGRAAILTPTQINLLFNEGFTNKRDRALFGVCLYAAARINEACTLLRGDVIGIKGVRNVLVIRSYNTKGKQSTREIQIHPQLKQYLEEHHSCDRWHTRPLLFPGRHGRGSIHKASADRILREACLRLEIEGVSTHSFRRTALTRMSDAGVPLRHIQAISGHRTLAALERYLGVTEKQKESAISTLDF, from the coding sequence ATGAAAGTGAACAAGTTCGGCAGGGCAGCAATTCTGACTCCCACTCAAATAAATTTACTATTTAACGAGGGATTTACCAACAAGCGCGATCGCGCCCTCTTTGGCGTTTGTCTCTATGCTGCTGCCCGCATTAATGAAGCCTGTACTCTACTTCGTGGCGACGTAATTGGTATCAAGGGGGTAAGGAATGTCTTGGTAATCCGCAGCTACAACACTAAAGGCAAACAGTCTACCAGAGAAATTCAAATACATCCACAGCTAAAACAATATCTTGAAGAACATCACTCATGCGATCGCTGGCACACTCGCCCGTTACTTTTTCCAGGTAGGCATGGCAGAGGCAGCATTCACAAAGCTAGTGCCGATAGGATACTTAGAGAAGCCTGTCTAAGGCTCGAAATTGAGGGGGTGAGTACCCACAGCTTTAGACGCACTGCTTTAACCCGCATGAGCGATGCTGGCGTACCCCTAAGACACATTCAAGCTATATCAGGTCATCGTACCCTAGCAGCCTTGGAACGTTATCTAGGGGTGACAGAGAAACAAAAAGAAAGTGCGATCTCTACTCTCGATTTTTAG
- a CDS encoding mobilization protein gives MPRKVQRINTIAVRLTDEEKLDWDLKAHAAGLSISQLVREAMNRVRITNVGDRAIQIERTRQIAKIGNNLNQIARWANTYKSTADTVEIVTHLVAIEQALMALSDLKPKL, from the coding sequence ATGCCTAGAAAAGTACAGCGCATTAATACAATAGCAGTCAGACTGACAGACGAAGAAAAATTGGACTGGGATTTAAAAGCGCACGCTGCTGGATTAAGTATTTCGCAGTTAGTAAGAGAGGCAATGAATCGGGTCAGAATTACCAATGTTGGTGATAGAGCCATACAAATAGAACGCACTCGTCAAATAGCGAAAATAGGCAACAATTTAAATCAGATTGCTCGTTGGGCAAACACCTATAAAAGTACGGCAGACACAGTAGAAATAGTTACCCATCTTGTAGCAATAGAACAAGCATTAATGGCTTTGAGTGATCTTAAACCAAAACTGTAA